The following nucleotide sequence is from Amia ocellicauda isolate fAmiCal2 chromosome 14, fAmiCal2.hap1, whole genome shotgun sequence.
aacaatgcagaaactgattctgtagtttgtatgctttcatttgagtTTTCCCACATGCCTGTGGCCCATATAATGGAGAAACGGCATGTATTTTGTGGGACAAATTTTTGTAAAACTTTTCCACATAGGCtaggttctttcaaatgcatttttatcccCTTCATTTCTAATGCTTTTGTCACGCAACAACTTCTACAAGTTTCAATTTGAGTGGTATTTCTACATAAAATGTTAATATCAAGATTTCCCATAGACATTAATAGAGGAAAAAGGTTAGAAAGgtcaaaatataatatgtaatctagtttgtctaatcatgatGAACTATGCATAATATTATACCACAGTTTGTCTAGTTTCATTTGATATgtgtcacatacctgtactccttataatgtccatattaaatACTTGAGTGTCTAAGAAGTTCCAACCAGGTGAAAATGGGGctgagtgtaaagggttaatctGCTATTACTGTCATAGGAGGGACAAAACTACATAGCTTAACTTTGTCAACATGATCAGTGACCCATAGAGAGGTTTAAAAtagagagttttttttttttggaccaAATGGCGTTCAAAAGTAAAGTTGGAAATGTATCAGTTAAACAGAGAAGGCGGGAGTGCACAGATCTTCACGAGGACGGCAGCAAGTTATATTTTACTGTCTGTAACAAAGTCCTTGACCACACATTGAAGTCAACAGAAGCGGAAGTCCTGCAGCGCTGGTTCCTCCAGCCTGaactcattttaaaatgctagGGGACCTTGACAACCGCCATATATAAAATAGTGGCttctgaagagagagaaaatgtagaTAGTGTGCCatgagtacacacacacacacacacagctaacTAACAttaacatgttaacaaatgcaaacTGATTGTCTAACTTGGCTAAATCATTATCAGTTTGTTACAGTTAATGCTGAGTATGTCTGATTCCAAGCATCGCTCTGTAGACGTATAAAGCCTTAAGTCTCagtctaataaaaaataatctttgTTACACTGGTATTTACAAACAGTGTCCACAATACATGCATTAGAGAGATTAACATTTGGATTGTTTTATTATGCTCACAATAGTCCTCTTGTATATTTTATGGACTATTGTCTAATAGACACTTGATTTGATTAAGAAAATGCTTTTTTAATAgacaatttaatgtttttaatttacagtAATGCTATCTAAAGGAATGTATGTTATGCATTTATAGTTCATGtaattgtatgcattttaaaatcagattattttattctattgaTTTTCATAGTGATTTGTCATGACAAATTGGATTTATCTACCTGGGCCACATGAACGCTAATACATACAGCAGGTACCATGTGCTAGCAAGTCTTTCTGTGCAAGATATCTCCAGTCCAGCAGGATATGAGCTGCTACTGCCACGTCATaactttttcttttactttgttGGCAAGCCACTTTGCAATGAATGCAATGAAATTTGGGAAAAGGATTTCAAATTAAAAGATAAACTTGAATGTTATCTGGCCCTAATAGGAATATAAAATGTGcagaatacttaaaaatcaaaaactcaaaagaaAGGCAAACATTGACAAGGTACCACATCCTGGCGATTGAAACGGGCTGACACAGACGGTCCTGGGTTGCCAGAGAGGAGCGGCTGTGTGGCCCCTGTGAGCAGGGAGAGATCAAAACAGAGACGcacttcctgctgtcctgctcgaaatacacagatatatgaaaataacacacacCCCCAAGTTTCTGAACCATTAAGTTTTGAATTCTTACAGGATAATGTGTTATTACAACAATCTGTTTAAGGAACAATCAATACATAGGTAatgtgattgatttattttcttgatgACTTTAGTGTACTTTCGCATTACAGCCATGTTGTTGCTGAACATGTGGACTGTGAAACTCCCTCATCACTCTTATAGGTGTGATTAAGTTGATTTTGTAAACGTCTTTCTCCCCTCCCTTCACGATGACAATATTTTTGGTATAGATAGATGCTGTTCTCCTGTCTTGTCTCTCCCCCAGGAActctccctgactctggggaaagggctcccattgagcagcagcactgtgaGCAGGAGTGGAGCAccagtctgaggcaggacacagagcccacagCTACTGAAGACAACCAAGGACTGACTGAGCAGCACAGGAGCAGACAGAGTGAGAAGGAGTTCAGGGGACTTGAGTCTGGCCACAAGACAGAGCCACAGACTGAGGATTTAACACTGGGACTCGGGGTACTGGGATCTGAGTGCGGACCCAGTGCAGCTAGTGCCGAGCTTTGCTCTACTGCAACACAGCCTGAACCCAGTGTGGCATCTGATCACATTAAAACGGAGGACAATGAATTGGAGTTAGACGCACATACTCTTCTGAAAGATGAGCTCTATAATGTTAGACTGGAGAACATTATAGGAGGTTTCAGTAACCTGGAACCTGAACTCTGTGTAGATAGACTGAGAGAAACAGAATCCGTTGCCTTGAGGACAGGGCTGAGTGGAGGGAGTGATAGATGTGTGAAGGGTGAGAGCCCAGCTGTGTGTAGACAGCTGTGTCCTAGACTCTGCAGCTCCCACACTTCCCCCTCAGAACAAGCTCAAAAAGATCAAAGCTCCCATTGCTGCCCCAATTGTGGGAAGACTTTTGATAAGTTTGGAAGCCTTAAAGAACACCTGTGCAGTCATACACAAAAAGGACGGTATTGttgctcccagtgtgggaagagcttcagcCATGCAGGGAACCTTAAAtgtcaccagcgcattcacacaggagagaaaccttACTGCTGTTCTCAGTGTGGGAAAACCTTCACTCATGCATGGGGTCTTCGGTCACACCAGCGGGTTcacacaggagaaaaaaaatactgctgcccccagtgtgggaagagcttccgGCATATAGGAAACCTTAAAtgtcaccagcgcattcacacaggagagaaacctcACTGTtgcacccagtgtgggaagacttTCACTCATGCATGGGGTCTTCGGTCACATCAGCGGGTTCACACAGGAGAAAAAACATACTGCTgcccccagtgtgggaagagtttccgTCATATAGGGAACCTTAAATGTCACCAGCGTATTCatacaggagagaaaccattcTGTTGCACCCAATGTGGGAAGAGATTTGGTCGTGCATGGGGCCTTCGGTCTCACCAGCGGGTTCATACGGGAGAAAAAAATACTGTTGCTCCCAGCATGGGAAGAGCTTCACTCAGTTAGGAGGCCTTAAATCACAGTAGAGAGATCACACAACGAAAGTTTTCAATCAACTTCTTAGTTACTTCATTAAAACCTTAATCCTTTCATATGCACCACTGGTGCATCCACTGTTGACTGGTCCCCAGAGAGTACTGCTGTATCAGAACATTTGCATTGTTATACGTGAAGAAACGTatggtctgtctctctgtgtttggttttctcttctccctctcttcagtctgcttccttttcttcctatacatttttctttggaAACGCAGTCCAAAATGTGCAGAGTGTTCTGCAGGGGCTGTAGGAAGAGATCAGAGGTTTTGCAATGATTGAGGACAGCCCTGGAATcagtaataattaaaattacaattgtgttattcagattaattacatttatattgtaaAATTACAATGACCAGAAAGCAGAAGGCTGGTTTCATGTTATCAGTGTTATCTCTGATTATGGAGTCAACTTTGTGTCTGATTTTGTCATTTTGCTCTCTCTTGAGCAGCACTATGTTCCCTAGTGCAGGACACAGTGAAGCACCTGCACTGTAAAAGCGATGTTGGGTGTGTTCACTGTGCGTGCTCATGCCTGCCACCAATCCCTTAAAAGCTCCTCATTCTCTTAAATCTAATAGGACAGtaataaaatacacctacctgCCTGACTGCTGGTGTGGCACCTGCCTTTAACGTGGTAAATATTCACACTCAATCTACTGCAACAGGTGGCAAGCTGTGTGAAGCATGAATCTGCTCAGGGCATGTTATTACAGGGTCTTGGCTGCCCTTGACTGAGATTTCCCAGGTTACTGTGTTCTgctatgtttctttatttaGTATTACTTTAAGTTATTGATCAACAGCACTGGTACAATATGACCGATTGCTATTTCTCTTATGTTTATGGTTGAAAATAAGTTTTCTAATTAATTatgatgttttgtttattcgttaaattattcacctttttctcagcaaaataaaatgtttttttcccttacCTCTGCTGCCGTTCTTGTAGTTGGGCCTATGAATAAGCTCTTATACAGCAAGGTAATTGCCTGTATGTTGGTATAGCAAGCAGCAACAAATACATTCAACAAATAgcatgctttaaaaacaaacaatgtacaccaatcagccataacattgttATTCGCTTcatctgtcagtggtcatactgataatctcgttatcatggcacctgtcagtgggtgggatatattaggcagcaagtgaacattttgtcctcaaagttgatgtgttagaagcaggaaaaatgggcagcgtaaggatctgagcgactttgttTATTATCCATAGTCTTGTTTTGCAAAGCCCACACCCCAGGCACTGACTTACAGATTTGACCCCACGTATGATCAGGCCATTCCAGGGACAGACTGGGACTAAACAACAGTGCTGGACTTTAACCCAGACTGGCTCATCACAACCAGCCTATGGATACTTCACCTCCCCACCGATGCACGCACGTTCACACACCAGCCCCTAATACCAGCACCGAGCTGCATCACAGCTATTCTTGTACGCTAAAGCTGAGGGGACCCCAGTCTACATTGTTCTATGGAATATGGGATACCAGtctatactgtgtatatatgaaaatgtaatgtgtatCAGTATCTTTCATAATTTATTCTTAggctatattataataattaatataattgagcaaataaatgaattaatgaacataactgtaaagaggaagacatttaaatgtctatTCCATGTTATCTACAGTACCATCCTTAAATAAGGCAGTGAATAATTTACTGTTGAGCACCATGTAGGGGTGTAACGATTTCGATTCTAGTTTgaaaatttaaaattattagGTTCTATTTCGAACTGTGAAAATATTcagattttttgttatttttacattatatttacataaaagttgttttaataaacaaCTAATATTTATGAAACAGGGCCAATAGTCTTAACAGCAGTGTAATCAGCACTGAAAAAAAATTTAGATCAtcgaaaatactattttattggtataagtattttacatttcaataataaaaacaataaaaactaattttaatacttatgatgaaaaaaaaataaaatcaattcttaaaatcacttaaatttttttaaatcttagtgattaacataaacaaaatacatgaacttcaaataaacaagtgcataaaacaataaaacaaacttgtgattaaagcaaaactgcaaaccaacaaaaaaggtcaaatacattgaaattaactgaaaatgcaccggaaaaagcaaaaaacaaataaaaaagataaaaataaaaaacaaaccaaaacagtccgatgcatttaaaatcaaaatcctaacggccaatgtatttgacaaaagaaaaaaacagaacaaaactaaccaaaaaacccaaacaactagtgctttaaaaacaactaaatctttaaaaacagttaaaattcgatttttaaaagtcatttttttaaaaaacaatctttttttttttaatcgagTCGAATCGTGACCTAAAAATCGAAAGTGAAATCGAATCGAGGATTTGGAGAATCGTTACACCCCTAGCACCATGTGTTCTCCTAGGACAGGGGTTctcaactgagctctcaattacttaattgaacccttaatttaactaataatgtcctaaatctcagcctttaaattattttaaatattacagatttgaaatgaagtatagaattgtgtaaataacttattaaagaaccagatttttcatacacatttttaaaagtcaaatcAAAGCCAATTGttaattcaattaaggttcaattaagtaactgagcgCTCGGTTGgtacaaaaaccagcagggaaggggatcctccaggaccaggtttgGGAAATCCGGTCCTAGGATATATaacaacttatatatatataatttccatagatataaaatgcaacagaaatgaGTGCGGTTTCTTCTGCCTTTGCGGTTTAACAGGATTGTTGGTAAAATGGCacaaatatttaatacataaaaaatacaatttgtccAATCAATGTcagttaaaatattaattaaaatattccaaacTACACAATTAGTGACAATATTGAATCTGGTTAAACTAATTCTGCAACAATTCACCTTGTCACATTAAAATCACGAGACCTTTTAATACTTATTGACTGCTTTTATATCGTGCCTGCGATTTACCGGCCGAGAGCCCAgatttgaacatctctggagagatctgaaaatggctgtgcactgatgctccccatccaacctgatggagcttgagaggtcctgcaaagaagaatgggagaaactggccaaaaataggtgtgccaagcttgtagcatcatactcaaaaaacttgaggctgtaattggtgccaaaggtgcttcaacaaagtattgagcaaaggctgtgaatacttatgtgctttttttgttttttatttttaatacatttgcaaagatttcaaacaaactttcacattgtcattatggggtattgtttgtagaatttttaggaaaataattaatttaatccattttggaataaggctgtaacataacaaaatgtggaaaaagtgaagcgctgtgaatactttgcTGATGCACTTTATACTTatgtaaaaaactaaatgttgcATTAATGTGtttcagtataaatgaaaaataataataatgcaagaaTCTAGGCAATAATGCAGCAATAGGCAAAACCTATGGAACTACCTTTCCATGTATCACAGACATGTCCATTGAAGTACATGATTGTCAGCCTCTTTGTGAGTTATTCAGGTCCCTCAGACATGCCACTGAGCAAAGCTGGGCCTCTCCATGAAGTGACAGAGGGGCACCTCGGGGTttgactccactagacctctgaaggtgtgctgtggtatctggcaccaagacgttagcagcagatcctttaagtcctgtaagttgcaggAACTCGTGCACCTTGagctcgtgattcatcagaccaggccaccttcttccattgctccgtggtccagttctgatgctcatgtgcccattgtaggtgctttcagcagtggacaggggtcagcatgggcaccctgactggtctgcggctacgcagccccatacgcaacaaactgcgacgcactgtgtgttctgacacctttctatcagaaccagcattcactttttcagcaatttcagctacagtagctcgtctgttggatcggaccacacgggccagccttcgctccccacgtgaaTCAGTGAGcattggccgcccatgaccctgtcgccggttcaccgcttttccttccttggaccacttttgataggtactgaccactacagaccgggaacaccccacaagagctgcagttttggagatgctctgacccagtcatctagccatctcAATGTGGCCcctgtcaaagtcgctcagatccatacgctgcccatttttcctacttctaacacatcaactctgaggacaaaatgttcatttgctgcctaatatatcccacccactgacaggtgccatgataacgagattatcagtgttattcacttcacctgtcagtggacataatgttatggctgattggcgtatatataaatgtgtgtgtgtgtatgtgtgcatgtgtgtatgtatgtatgtgtcatTTTTGAAAAATTTAAGTTACCCTAAAACTGTAGTAATTTAGTTTGAACATAATTCAAGTACATGCttcgtttcttttttttcttttctttttgtttaacaGACATATTTCCAATTACCAAAATAAAAGATGAAAAGATCCCCTCACCGGAAATTCTTCTAATCACTTTTGGTAACATGAGAGAGGTTAAATAAGGCATCActcgttgtgtgttagctgggtatt
It contains:
- the LOC136767804 gene encoding zinc finger protein 227; translation: MSVSAALSGRLSSALAELMRAALCEIWKAVEETVSESRVEITRRQRENEALRRRLQELMVAGEAAVCHWSSGADGPPVQSRGAGRREWSCGRTEGEARAAGAGTLPDSGERAPIEQQHCEQEWSTSLRQDTEPTATEDNQGLTEQHRSRQSEKEFRGLESGHKTEPQTEDLTLGLGVLGSECGPSAASAELCSTATQPEPSVASDHIKTEDNELELDAHTLLKDELYNVRLENIIGGFSNLEPELCVDRLRETESVALRTGLSGGSDRCVKGESPAVCRQLCPRLCSSHTSPSEQAQKDQSSHCCPNCGKTFDKFGSLKEHLCSHTQKGRYCCSQCGKSFSHAGNLKCHQRIHTGEKPYCCSQCGKTFTHAWGLRSHQRVHTGEKKYCCPQCGKSFRHIGNLKCHQRIHTGEKPHCCTQCGKTFTHAWGLRSHQRVHTGEKTYCCPQCGKSFRHIGNLKCHQRIHTGEKPFCCTQCGKRFGRAWGLRSHQRVHTGEKNTVAPSMGRASLS